Proteins encoded within one genomic window of Jiangella mangrovi:
- a CDS encoding carbohydrate ABC transporter permease: MTTTTQAPPGSDRPGGATHPGKRDRKLSLSRRREARFAYLLLLPAILATVVLVVLPVLWNVTISLQSLRLIELRNFTPFGFLQAELGFDNFRLVTGQREFWSTVGRTVVYALLGTTLSLLLGVWAALAMRRPFRGRAAVKALLLVPYVLPVVAAAFVWRTMLSPQYGVVNAWGQDWFGWSRVDFFGQQNIDLPLVGTVPLAFSTVIAFEAWRYFPFAFIFVYARLQAIPKHLYEAATIDGATITQQFRHVTFPALRGVLAVLFLLRFIWNFNDFTNIYLLTGGGAGTRVISIEIYEWLIGRSNPGAAAALSLILAAVMLVVLTVYVRWQARRDQT; this comes from the coding sequence ATGACCACCACCACGCAGGCGCCGCCGGGATCCGACCGGCCCGGCGGCGCCACGCACCCCGGCAAGCGCGACCGCAAGCTGTCGCTGTCGCGCCGCCGGGAGGCGCGCTTCGCCTACCTGCTCCTGCTGCCGGCGATCCTCGCCACCGTCGTCCTGGTCGTGCTGCCGGTGCTGTGGAACGTCACCATCAGCCTGCAGAGCCTCCGGCTCATCGAGCTACGCAACTTCACGCCGTTCGGGTTCCTCCAGGCCGAGCTCGGTTTCGACAACTTCCGGCTGGTGACGGGGCAGCGCGAGTTCTGGTCGACGGTGGGGCGCACCGTCGTCTACGCCCTGCTCGGCACCACGCTGTCGCTGCTGCTCGGCGTGTGGGCCGCGCTGGCCATGCGGCGCCCGTTCCGCGGCCGCGCCGCGGTGAAGGCGCTGCTGCTGGTGCCGTACGTGCTGCCGGTCGTGGCCGCGGCGTTCGTCTGGCGGACCATGCTGTCGCCGCAGTACGGCGTCGTGAACGCCTGGGGACAGGACTGGTTCGGCTGGTCGCGGGTCGATTTCTTCGGCCAGCAGAACATCGACCTGCCGCTCGTGGGCACCGTCCCGCTGGCGTTCAGCACCGTCATCGCATTCGAGGCGTGGCGCTACTTCCCGTTCGCGTTCATCTTCGTCTACGCGCGGCTGCAGGCCATTCCCAAGCACCTGTACGAGGCGGCGACCATCGACGGCGCCACCATCACCCAGCAGTTCCGCCACGTCACGTTCCCGGCGCTGCGCGGGGTGCTGGCGGTGCTGTTCCTGCTGCGGTTCATCTGGAACTTCAACGACTTCACCAACATCTACCTGCTCACCGGGGGCGGCGCCGGCACGCGGGTCATCTCCATCGAGATCTACGAGTGGCTGATCGGGCGGAGCAACCCCGGCGCGGCGGCGGCGCTGTCGCTGATCCTGGCCGCGGTGATGCTCGTCGTCCTGACGGTGTACGTCCGCTGGCAGGCGAGGAGGGACCAGACATGA
- a CDS encoding ABC transporter substrate-binding protein — MPLSTIRRRPGRRRLVLALTAAAATLAVAACGGGDDTEGDGGESSEPLTFWTLESEPNRVARTEANLERFTEQTGIEVELVTVEETAVPQQMITNAASGTLPDVVDHPMVMTSRWLADGLLDAEAAQEVVDELDPSTFREAGLDFATVDGTVAAVPTSGWGLIMHYRKDWFDAAGLEPPTSFENILAAAQALHDPDNQRYGIVLGNDPGHQVTQQIFEHFALGNGCQLIGEDDQLALDDERCVETFEFYDELLQNYSPAGTFNSVDQRAAYLAGQAAMMPQGPFTLHRLAGLEDAELANCAECAADPGYLATNTGIVSEIEGFHGDTAQYGRISNLGITVDADTENAQELVKYLVGDGYTEWLAQVPNGMIPMRTGTPDNPTEFVDAWQDLDMGVDREGTLVEYYGEDTVTELVDGAQNFDAWGIQQGFGELVGVLYELTTIPAAVGDVQNGVLTPEEAAADVQQKLTDELDLIESAG, encoded by the coding sequence ATGCCTCTCTCCACGATCCGCCGCCGGCCGGGCCGGCGCCGTCTCGTCCTGGCGCTCACCGCGGCCGCGGCCACGCTCGCCGTCGCCGCGTGTGGTGGTGGCGACGACACCGAGGGTGACGGCGGCGAGTCGTCCGAGCCGCTGACCTTCTGGACGCTCGAGTCCGAGCCGAACCGCGTCGCCCGCACCGAGGCCAACCTCGAGCGGTTCACCGAGCAGACCGGCATCGAGGTCGAGCTGGTCACCGTCGAGGAGACCGCCGTCCCGCAGCAGATGATCACCAACGCCGCGTCCGGCACCCTGCCCGACGTCGTCGACCACCCCATGGTCATGACGAGCCGGTGGCTGGCCGACGGGCTGCTCGACGCCGAGGCCGCGCAAGAGGTGGTCGACGAGCTCGACCCGTCGACGTTCCGCGAGGCGGGACTCGACTTCGCCACCGTCGACGGCACCGTCGCCGCCGTGCCCACCTCGGGCTGGGGCCTGATCATGCACTACCGCAAGGACTGGTTCGACGCGGCCGGCCTCGAGCCGCCGACGTCGTTCGAGAACATCCTCGCCGCGGCGCAGGCGCTGCACGACCCCGACAACCAGCGCTACGGCATCGTCCTGGGCAACGACCCCGGCCACCAGGTCACGCAGCAGATCTTCGAGCACTTCGCGCTCGGCAACGGCTGCCAGCTCATCGGCGAGGACGACCAGCTCGCCCTCGACGACGAGCGCTGCGTCGAGACGTTCGAGTTCTACGACGAGCTGCTGCAGAACTACTCGCCGGCCGGCACGTTCAACAGCGTCGACCAGCGCGCCGCGTACCTCGCGGGCCAGGCCGCCATGATGCCGCAGGGACCGTTCACGCTGCACCGCCTCGCCGGGCTCGAGGACGCCGAGCTGGCCAACTGCGCCGAGTGCGCCGCCGACCCCGGCTACCTCGCCACCAACACCGGCATCGTGTCCGAGATCGAGGGCTTCCACGGCGACACCGCGCAGTACGGCCGCATCAGCAACCTCGGCATCACCGTCGACGCCGACACCGAGAACGCCCAGGAGCTGGTGAAGTACCTGGTCGGCGACGGCTACACCGAGTGGCTCGCGCAGGTTCCCAACGGCATGATCCCCATGCGCACCGGCACGCCGGACAACCCCACCGAGTTCGTCGACGCCTGGCAGGACCTCGACATGGGCGTCGACCGCGAGGGCACGCTCGTCGAGTACTACGGCGAGGACACGGTCACCGAGCTCGTCGACGGCGCGCAGAACTTCGACGCGTGGGGCATCCAGCAGGGCTTCGGCGAGCTGGTCGGCGTGCTGTACGAGCTCACGACCATCCCGGCCGCCGTCGGCGACGTCCAGAACGGCGTCCTGACGCCCGAGGAGGCCGCGGCCGACGTCCAGCAGAAGCTGACCGACGAGCTCGACCTCATCGAGTCCGCCGGCTGA
- a CDS encoding glycoside hydrolase family 127 protein, which yields MTESTPAGPVAPSAAAAVRLRPLGVGQVRITGGLAGEWQRRTREVTVPTAVALVESTGTLRNLEIAAGEADGGFQGMHFADSDVAKVLEAVAWRLAAHGPDDDLRRTVDHWTGVLERAQRPDGYLNSWVQITAPDRRYGALVSSHELYCYGHLIQAAVALDRATGDGRLLAVARRVADHVVAEFLRAGRPDLDGHPGVETALVELYRHTGERSYLDQAADFVERRGHGHAGRSDRGSVYLVDHEPVRTSTTLNGHAVRALYLEAGVVDVATETGDDELLAASVRRWEDTVAHKTALTGGHGSRHLFEAFGDRDELPPDQSYNETCAAVASIHWSWRLLLATGEAQFADLVERTLYNTVAASTNVDGDRFFYVNALQRRPDATPPPKGGRRRAWFTCACCPPNVARLLGSLGHYTATTSADGVQLHLFVPAEIQANDGVQLRVATEYPDDGRVRVTVDATPTTPWRLELRLPAWSAPGRTALTVAGTPADVRPDERGYLVVHRAWRAGDTVELDLDVAPRLTYPHRRLDALRGTVAVERGPLVYCFEQVDQPAGVTLDDLALTGGDPLTAHQESSLGLPGPVTVVDTGADVLAAPAHDGPVHDGLPYGAAHAAAPAVKARVTARAVPYHLWDNRDGGAMRVWLPRSPRSTR from the coding sequence ATGACAGAGTCCACGCCGGCCGGCCCGGTGGCGCCGTCCGCCGCGGCTGCCGTCAGGCTCCGTCCGCTCGGGGTCGGCCAGGTGCGCATCACCGGCGGCCTGGCGGGTGAGTGGCAGCGCCGCACGCGTGAGGTCACGGTCCCGACGGCGGTCGCCCTGGTCGAGAGCACCGGCACGCTGCGCAACCTCGAGATCGCGGCCGGCGAGGCCGACGGCGGGTTCCAGGGCATGCATTTCGCCGACTCCGACGTCGCCAAGGTGCTCGAGGCGGTCGCCTGGCGGTTGGCCGCGCACGGGCCGGACGACGATCTCCGCCGCACCGTCGACCACTGGACCGGCGTCCTCGAGCGCGCCCAGCGCCCCGACGGCTACCTGAACTCCTGGGTCCAGATCACCGCGCCCGACCGCCGCTACGGCGCCCTCGTCTCCAGCCACGAGCTGTACTGCTACGGCCACCTCATCCAGGCCGCCGTCGCCCTCGACCGCGCCACCGGCGACGGCCGCCTGCTCGCCGTCGCCCGCCGCGTCGCCGACCACGTCGTCGCCGAGTTCCTCCGCGCCGGCCGGCCCGACCTCGACGGCCACCCCGGGGTCGAGACCGCGCTGGTCGAGCTCTACCGCCACACCGGCGAACGCTCCTACCTCGACCAGGCCGCCGACTTCGTGGAACGGCGGGGTCACGGTCACGCCGGGCGGTCCGACCGCGGCTCGGTCTACCTCGTCGACCACGAGCCCGTCCGCACGTCCACCACGCTCAACGGGCACGCCGTCCGAGCCCTCTACCTCGAGGCCGGTGTCGTCGACGTCGCGACCGAGACCGGCGACGACGAGCTGCTGGCCGCGTCGGTCCGGCGCTGGGAGGACACCGTCGCGCACAAGACGGCCCTCACCGGCGGGCACGGGTCCCGGCACCTGTTCGAGGCGTTCGGCGACCGCGACGAGCTGCCGCCCGACCAGTCGTACAACGAGACCTGCGCCGCCGTCGCGAGCATCCACTGGAGCTGGCGGCTTCTGCTGGCCACGGGCGAGGCGCAGTTCGCCGACCTCGTCGAGCGCACGCTCTACAACACCGTCGCCGCCAGCACCAACGTCGACGGCGACCGGTTCTTCTACGTCAACGCGCTGCAGCGCCGCCCCGACGCCACCCCGCCGCCCAAGGGCGGGCGCCGCCGTGCCTGGTTCACGTGCGCCTGCTGCCCGCCCAACGTGGCGCGGCTCCTCGGCTCGCTCGGCCACTACACGGCCACCACCAGCGCCGACGGCGTCCAGCTGCACCTGTTCGTCCCCGCAGAGATTCAGGCGAACGACGGCGTCCAGCTCAGGGTCGCGACGGAGTACCCCGACGACGGCCGCGTCCGCGTCACCGTCGACGCCACGCCCACGACGCCCTGGCGGCTCGAGCTGCGGCTCCCCGCCTGGAGCGCCCCCGGCCGCACCGCGCTCACCGTCGCCGGCACCCCGGCCGACGTCCGTCCGGACGAGCGCGGCTACCTGGTCGTCCACCGCGCGTGGCGGGCCGGTGACACCGTCGAGCTCGACCTCGACGTCGCGCCGCGGCTCACCTACCCGCACCGCCGACTCGACGCGCTGCGCGGCACCGTCGCCGTCGAGCGCGGACCGCTCGTGTACTGCTTCGAACAGGTCGACCAGCCCGCCGGCGTCACGCTCGACGACCTCGCGCTGACCGGCGGCGACCCTCTGACGGCGCACCAGGAGAGCAGCCTCGGGCTGCCCGGCCCGGTCACCGTCGTCGACACCGGGGCCGACGTCCTGGCCGCGCCGGCCCACGACGGCCCCGTCCACGACGGCCTGCCCTACGGCGCCGCCCACGCGGCCGCCCCGGCCGTCAAGGCCCGGGTCACCGCCCGGGCCGTGCCCTACCACCTCTGGGACAACCGCGACGGCGGCGCCATGCGCGTCTGGTTGCCCCGCTCACCCCGATCCACCCGATGA
- a CDS encoding substrate-binding domain-containing protein, with translation MPTVRDVAARAGVSVGTVSKALNNRGQLREATRARVLAAARDLGFRPNALAQSLQSGRTYTVAVITTDRFGRFGNPLMLGVEDALGADRVSVFLCDTRDDPIREHHHAQTLDERRVDGIIVAGRRKQTRPPLAVASGVPVVYVIAQSSDPSDFCVTTDDVGGGAIAGRHLLASGRTRIGHITGPERFADPQERAAGLCAVLDEAGLSLAGGQVFYGEWSEDWGRRAVEMLLHAAPDTDAIFCGSDQIARGVVETLRDRRLRVPGDIAVIGFDNWEPMAAGCRPPLTTVDPNLREVGQLAATRLLDMIAGRSVEGGVETVPAWLMLRESTGVRLVEPDLGF, from the coding sequence GTGCCCACCGTCCGTGACGTCGCCGCGCGCGCAGGGGTGTCCGTCGGGACGGTCTCGAAGGCGCTGAACAACCGCGGACAGCTGCGCGAGGCGACCCGCGCCCGCGTCCTCGCCGCCGCGCGCGACCTGGGGTTCCGGCCCAACGCGCTGGCCCAGAGCCTGCAGTCCGGGCGCACCTACACCGTCGCCGTCATCACCACCGACCGCTTCGGCCGGTTCGGCAACCCGCTCATGCTCGGCGTCGAGGACGCCCTCGGCGCCGACCGCGTCTCCGTCTTCCTCTGCGACACCCGCGACGACCCCATCCGCGAGCACCACCACGCGCAGACCCTCGACGAGCGCCGGGTCGACGGCATCATCGTCGCCGGCCGCCGCAAGCAGACCCGGCCCCCGCTCGCGGTGGCGTCGGGCGTACCGGTGGTCTACGTCATCGCACAGTCCAGCGACCCGTCGGACTTCTGCGTCACCACCGACGACGTCGGCGGCGGCGCCATCGCGGGGCGGCACCTGCTGGCCAGCGGACGCACCCGCATCGGCCACATCACCGGGCCCGAGCGCTTCGCCGACCCGCAGGAACGCGCCGCCGGCCTGTGCGCGGTGCTCGACGAGGCCGGCCTGTCACTGGCGGGCGGGCAGGTGTTCTACGGCGAGTGGAGCGAGGACTGGGGCCGGCGGGCCGTCGAGATGCTGCTGCACGCCGCCCCCGACACCGACGCCATCTTCTGCGGGTCCGACCAGATCGCGCGCGGCGTGGTCGAGACCCTGCGCGACCGGCGACTACGGGTGCCCGGCGACATCGCCGTCATCGGCTTCGACAACTGGGAGCCCATGGCCGCCGGCTGCCGGCCGCCGCTCACCACCGTCGACCCGAACCTGCGCGAAGTGGGCCAGCTCGCGGCGACCCGGCTCCTCGACATGATCGCCGGCCGCTCCGTCGAGGGTGGGGTCGAGACGGTGCCGGCGTGGCTGATGCTGCGCGAGTCGACCGGGGTGCGGTTGGTGGAGCCCGATCTGGGGTTCTGA
- a CDS encoding DUF6510 family protein, producing MVTNAYEYEDGNALAGPLSELFAVDVTAATGRCVSCGDTGRVADLRVYVNAPGYVARCPGCDHVMLRLVRSPDAAWLDLQGTLSLRVPMPPG from the coding sequence ATGGTGACGAACGCGTACGAGTACGAGGACGGCAACGCGCTGGCCGGCCCCCTGTCCGAGCTCTTCGCCGTCGACGTCACCGCCGCGACCGGCCGGTGCGTGTCGTGCGGCGACACCGGGCGGGTCGCTGACCTGCGGGTGTACGTGAACGCGCCTGGTTACGTGGCCCGGTGCCCGGGGTGTGACCACGTGATGCTCCGGCTGGTCCGTTCCCCGGACGCGGCGTGGTTGGACCTGCAGGGGACGTTGTCGTTGCGGGTCCCGATGCCTCCGGGATGA
- a CDS encoding FAD-binding oxidoreductase: MARTALPGRLSPRLEWRVATLADFVDETATARTLLLDVPGWPGHLPGQHVDVRLTDEDGYSTQRSYSLAAPADGERVELTIQRVEDGEVSPYLADTLAVGDPIELRGPVGGWFLWHPSRTAPVLLVGGGSGIVPLMAMVRARRQARSRAPFRLIYSVRTPMDLIYASELRRSARDDGGLDITTVYTRSAPEAWPRPPGRLGLDDIERFGWPPQFEPTCFVCGPTGFVEHVATTLVHLGHDPRRIRTERFGPTGG, translated from the coding sequence ATGGCGCGAACAGCGCTACCAGGGCGATTGAGCCCCCGGCTCGAGTGGCGCGTCGCAACCCTCGCTGACTTCGTCGACGAGACCGCGACCGCGCGCACGCTGCTGCTCGACGTCCCCGGCTGGCCCGGACACCTGCCCGGGCAGCACGTCGACGTCCGGCTCACCGACGAGGACGGCTACAGCACCCAGCGCAGCTACTCGCTGGCCGCCCCCGCCGACGGTGAGCGCGTCGAGCTGACCATCCAGCGCGTCGAGGACGGCGAGGTGTCGCCGTACCTCGCCGACACCCTCGCCGTCGGCGACCCCATCGAGCTGCGCGGACCCGTCGGCGGCTGGTTCCTCTGGCATCCGTCGCGCACCGCGCCCGTGCTGCTGGTCGGAGGCGGGTCGGGGATCGTGCCGCTCATGGCGATGGTCCGGGCCCGGCGGCAGGCGAGGAGCCGGGCACCGTTCCGGCTCATCTACTCCGTCCGCACGCCCATGGACCTCATCTACGCCTCCGAGCTGCGCCGCTCCGCCCGCGACGACGGCGGCCTCGACATCACGACGGTGTACACGCGGTCGGCGCCCGAGGCCTGGCCCCGCCCGCCCGGCCGCCTCGGCCTCGACGACATCGAGCGGTTCGGCTGGCCGCCGCAGTTCGAGCCCACCTGCTTCGTCTGCGGCCCCACCGGCTTCGTCGAGCACGTGGCGACGACACTGGTGCACCTGGGTCACGATCCGCGCCGGATCCGCACCGAACGCTTCGGCCCGACTGGAGGATGA
- a CDS encoding sulfite oxidase-like oxidoreductase: MGIVSPGFRRKRRDDVRLPPGQYLTEDFPVLSAGPTPYVPLDRWEFTITSETGQSYQWSWDELQELPAEEPTVDIHCVTKWSKLETTWRGVSLDLLMEEVETTADFALVHCYGGYTTNLPLEDLLDGKAWVAYEFEGDELAPQHGGPARLLVPHLYFWKSAKWVRGIQLQEFDEPGFWESVGYHNYGDPWREQRYQGD, translated from the coding sequence ATGGGGATCGTGTCTCCGGGGTTCCGGAGGAAGAGGCGTGACGACGTCAGGCTGCCGCCGGGCCAGTACCTGACCGAGGACTTCCCGGTGCTGTCGGCCGGGCCGACGCCGTACGTCCCGCTGGACCGGTGGGAGTTCACCATCACCAGCGAGACCGGCCAGTCCTACCAGTGGTCGTGGGACGAGCTGCAGGAGCTGCCGGCCGAGGAGCCGACGGTCGACATCCACTGCGTCACCAAGTGGTCCAAGCTCGAGACCACCTGGCGCGGTGTGTCGCTCGACCTGCTCATGGAAGAGGTCGAGACGACGGCCGACTTCGCGCTCGTGCACTGCTACGGCGGCTACACCACCAACCTGCCGCTCGAGGACCTCCTCGACGGCAAGGCGTGGGTCGCCTACGAGTTCGAGGGCGACGAGCTGGCGCCGCAACACGGCGGGCCGGCCCGGCTGCTCGTGCCGCACCTGTACTTCTGGAAGTCGGCGAAGTGGGTGCGCGGCATCCAATTGCAGGAGTTCGACGAGCCCGGATTCTGGGAGAGCGTCGGCTATCACAACTACGGTGACCCATGGCGCGAACAGCGCTACCAGGGCGATTGA
- a CDS encoding DNA polymerase IV → MTRWVLHVDLDQFLAAVEVLRHPELRGKPVVVGGDGDPTKRGVVATASYEARAFGVHSGLPMRTALKRCPDAVFLPSDKEAYEAVSADVMATLREFGTVEVLGWDEAFVDPGEDDPETVARRIQRRVREATELECTVGIGENKLQAKLATGFGKPAGVATLTYASWFDVLGDHPTDALWGIGAKTAKKLAEMNIHTVHDLATTHPDVVAARFGPATGPWLVRIARGVASARVTGEAWLARSHGKETTFQQNLEDWSEVQAQVVRLAHDVTREVVAEGRPAVRVVVKVRYAPFFTSTHGHKLPQPTSDGDALAAAALVALDRFTDRRPVRLLGVRAEFGG, encoded by the coding sequence GTGACCCGCTGGGTGCTGCACGTCGACCTCGACCAGTTCCTCGCCGCCGTCGAGGTGCTGCGCCATCCCGAGCTGCGGGGCAAGCCGGTCGTCGTGGGCGGCGACGGCGACCCCACCAAGCGCGGCGTCGTCGCCACGGCGTCGTACGAGGCGCGCGCGTTCGGCGTGCACTCCGGCCTGCCCATGCGCACGGCGCTGAAGCGCTGCCCGGACGCCGTCTTCCTGCCGTCGGACAAAGAGGCGTACGAGGCGGTGTCGGCCGACGTCATGGCCACGCTGCGCGAGTTCGGCACGGTCGAGGTGCTCGGCTGGGACGAGGCGTTCGTCGACCCCGGCGAGGACGATCCCGAAACCGTCGCGCGGCGCATCCAGCGGCGTGTGCGCGAGGCCACCGAGCTCGAGTGCACCGTCGGCATCGGCGAGAACAAGCTCCAGGCCAAGCTCGCCACGGGCTTCGGCAAGCCGGCCGGCGTCGCCACGCTGACCTACGCGTCCTGGTTCGACGTGCTCGGCGACCACCCCACCGACGCGCTGTGGGGCATCGGCGCCAAGACGGCGAAGAAGCTGGCCGAGATGAACATCCACACCGTCCACGATCTCGCGACCACGCACCCCGACGTCGTCGCCGCCCGGTTCGGGCCCGCCACCGGGCCGTGGCTGGTGCGCATCGCCCGGGGCGTCGCGTCGGCGCGGGTCACCGGCGAGGCCTGGCTGGCCCGCTCGCACGGCAAGGAGACCACGTTCCAGCAGAACCTCGAGGACTGGTCCGAGGTGCAGGCCCAGGTCGTGCGGCTGGCCCACGACGTCACCCGCGAGGTCGTCGCCGAGGGCCGGCCCGCCGTCCGCGTCGTCGTCAAGGTCCGCTACGCGCCGTTCTTCACCTCCACCCACGGCCACAAGCTGCCCCAGCCCACCAGCGACGGCGACGCGCTCGCCGCGGCGGCCCTGGTCGCGCTCGACCGGTTCACCGACCGCAGACCGGTCCGGCTCCTGGGCGTTCGTGCCGAGTTCGGTGGTTGA
- a CDS encoding VOC family protein gives MTGQVVHFEVPADDLDRAREFYRAAFGWELTPMPEVDYTIAMTTPADESGRPKEPGAINGGMFTRDDARPGPIITLDVPDVDAALATVEQLGGSTVLPKTEVMGMGYAAYFRDTEGNVMGLWQSAAG, from the coding sequence GTGACCGGACAAGTCGTGCACTTCGAGGTTCCCGCCGACGACCTCGACCGGGCCCGCGAGTTCTATCGCGCCGCGTTCGGCTGGGAGCTCACGCCGATGCCGGAGGTCGACTACACCATCGCCATGACGACGCCGGCCGACGAGTCCGGCCGGCCGAAGGAGCCGGGCGCCATCAACGGCGGCATGTTCACCCGCGACGACGCACGACCGGGCCCGATCATCACCCTCGACGTGCCCGACGTCGACGCGGCGCTGGCCACCGTCGAGCAGCTCGGCGGGTCCACCGTCCTGCCGAAGACCGAGGTCATGGGCATGGGGTACGCGGCGTACTTCCGTGACACCGAGGGCAACGTCATGGGCCTCTGGCAGTCCGCCGCCGGCTGA
- a CDS encoding LacI family DNA-binding transcriptional regulator — MPAARPTIADVAQRAGVSKGLVSFALNGRPGVSAQTRERILEAARELGWQPNLRARALSVDRAFALGLVITRDPEIITGDPFYPSFIAGIERELAPAGQALVLSVVPDEAAELAAYRKLVADRRVDGVFVTDLRHDDARIALAEELQIPAVTLGHPEAPSPFPAVSMDDRAGIAAAVEHLVGLGHRRIAHVAGPARMLHGSRRRHAFEDAMAAAGLPADLVVETEFRAADGALATRDLLAGPDYPTAIVYANDPMAIAGLGFAQRAGLRVPEELSITGFDGSDVGEHLFPSLSTVATDAVSWGAVAARVLLRSIAGEEPGDTDLPPARFVPRESTAPYSEPSEPPTRTGR, encoded by the coding sequence ATGCCCGCCGCCCGGCCCACCATCGCCGACGTCGCCCAGCGCGCGGGCGTCAGCAAGGGGCTGGTGTCGTTCGCTCTGAACGGCCGCCCGGGCGTCTCGGCGCAGACCCGCGAGCGCATCCTCGAGGCCGCCCGCGAGCTGGGCTGGCAGCCGAACCTGCGGGCCCGTGCGCTCTCGGTCGACCGGGCGTTCGCGCTGGGCCTGGTCATCACGCGGGATCCGGAGATCATCACCGGCGACCCGTTCTACCCGTCGTTCATCGCCGGCATCGAGCGCGAGCTCGCCCCGGCCGGCCAGGCTCTGGTGCTGAGCGTCGTCCCCGACGAGGCAGCCGAGCTGGCCGCCTACCGCAAGCTGGTCGCCGACCGCCGGGTCGACGGCGTGTTCGTCACCGACCTCCGCCACGACGACGCCCGCATCGCGCTCGCCGAGGAGCTCCAGATCCCGGCCGTCACGCTGGGCCACCCCGAGGCGCCGTCGCCGTTCCCGGCCGTCTCCATGGACGACCGCGCCGGCATCGCCGCCGCCGTCGAGCACCTGGTCGGGCTGGGCCACCGCCGCATCGCGCACGTCGCCGGTCCGGCCCGCATGCTGCACGGCAGCCGTCGCCGTCACGCCTTCGAGGACGCCATGGCCGCGGCCGGCCTGCCCGCCGACCTGGTGGTCGAGACCGAGTTCCGGGCCGCCGACGGCGCCCTCGCGACCCGCGATCTGCTCGCCGGCCCGGACTACCCCACCGCCATCGTCTACGCGAACGACCCCATGGCCATCGCCGGGCTCGGCTTCGCCCAGCGGGCGGGCCTGCGCGTCCCCGAGGAGCTCTCGATCACCGGCTTCGACGGCAGCGACGTCGGCGAGCACCTCTTCCCCTCCCTCAGCACCGTGGCCACCGACGCGGTCAGCTGGGGCGCCGTCGCCGCGCGGGTGCTGCTGCGGTCGATCGCCGGCGAGGAGCCCGGCGACACCGACCTGCCGCCCGCGCGCTTCGTGCCGCGCGAATCCACGGCTCCGTACAGCGAACCCTCCGAACCCCCCACCCGGACCGGCCGCTGA